The Hordeum vulgare subsp. vulgare chromosome 7H, MorexV3_pseudomolecules_assembly, whole genome shotgun sequence DNA window tagatcgtgggactaatcgcgggactgttcgcggggcggatcgagggacgtgaggacgttccactacatcaaccgcgttcactaacgcttctgatgtacggtctacaagggtacgtagatcactcatcccctctcgtagatggacatcaccatgataggtcttcgtgcgcgtaggaaaatttttgtttcccatgcgacgttccccaacaaaaaagcAACAGACCGAAGCCACCCAAATCCTCTCCCATTATTATCAAATGTGGGATACAACAAGTTCTTCTCTAGATAGCACTAAAGGATCTCATAATCAAGATTCCCGAATCTTTGACAAACACAACAGGATTTGGGGCCCAAGAGCTAGGGGAATGGAAGAACCTCACCAAGAATGGTGGAACGAGAGCTTGAAGGAGACAAGATAGTGGATCTGGACCATCACGACCTTGGGGAGGAGCTCCCTTTGCTTATCCCTtcaatctttctcttcttccctttcttcttaTCCAATGGTGGTTGAACTGATTTTTTTCAAACCTGGTGGTGGCTGCTAGATGGAGGGTAAAGCATCCCCATCTATTCATATGCAAAGTCCAAAATGACCCTAGGTCATAACCCTAATGGGTATTGGGCATTTGCACCTCTTTGGGCTGTCTAAAAGGCTTTAAATGGTCATCTCCTCACAACCCACATGAGGAGGATATCCCAACAGTCTAGCCATGCCCATGAGCATGGGTATTCTACTTGATCATTGGTAGTGgtagcgaggaggaggagcaagtGGTACAAGGTATTCGATGATAGCATACAACCCTCCCCACTCCCACATGCAAAAAATAACAATAAAtgcattctctctctctctctctctctctctttgggggggggggtctttcTCTTTAGGGTTAGGATGCATGTCATAGTTTTCATAAGCAGGTAAATAGTTTTTTAGATGCCTAACACCCTACTAAGAATCGGAGAAATACTTTTGAGTGATGAATATGAATGAAAGTTTCAAAAAGTAATATTTTTTAGTATTTTGACGCTCTATTCTTTCAATTTATAGAATTAATTGATGGACGATTCGTGTAGACTAACATCATACCCAATCTTATGATGGGTTTGGTTCGGGTCATCAGGCGATATTTAATGGGCTTGTTCCACACTAGGGCCCATTCTCGTGTTTGATACAACAAGGAATCGGAATTCACTCATCCTTGGAACGACAAATTCGCTCATTATGCCAAACCAAGTTGTATCTCCAAATCGACGAAAAAAACTAGTTTGAATTTCGTTATTTGACAAATTAATTCAAATACATTTCACAAGTGATAACAACAATTTTAGTGATTTTAGTCATTTTAGAACTGATTTtaattatttaaaaaataaaataattgagATATACTCCCATCCCTTCCATAATGTAAAGCCTATAAGGTTTTTTTAAGTCAAACTTTAATAAGTATGGCCCAGTTTAGAGATTGAACTATCTATATATTTATAATACCACACATGTACAATATGAAAATACCAATGAGAGTGTATCCAATGGTAAGGATTTTTATATTCTTGATGTAATCAAATTCCTCTAGAAACTTGATAAAAAAATTGTGAAGTTTGACTTTTAGAAAGAAAAAATTCTATAGGCACTACATTAGGGAGTGGAGGGAATATGTTGTAAATATATACCAACAAGTAAACTAAAACAGGTGAAATAAAATTGAAATAGGTACTGAAATGTTTGAGAATGTGCatcggaaatatttcaaataactgaaatactccctccataaagaaatataagagtatTTAGATTACAGGAGTACTATGTAATATGCGAAATACTAAAAAGAAAGTGAAATTGAAACAAGTACTGAAGTCAGTGAAATGTGCAATGTAACTTTTTGTGCGGGGAAGGTGAATGAGATCCATTCCAACTCACAGTGAAGGAAAGCGGGCTAGGCCACTTAGTAAGTATATTTTAGTGGCAACCCAACGCCGTTAGAAAAACACCATTGGCCCCTTCTGCGCAGACCACCAGGCGCACAAGCACAAGTCGACGACCAAAAaacagacgaagaagaagaaaaggcaaGGCCTCCAAGATCTCGGCTCCGCGAGagatctgagagagagagaggtgcttCGGAGATGCACGACTTCTGCTTCACGATCCCCTACGGGTTCGCGGTCCTGGCCGGCGGCCTGCTGGGCTACCTCCGCCGCGGCAGCACCGCCTCCCTGGCGGGCGGCGCCGGCGTGGGCGGGCTCCTCCTCCTGGCAGGGTTCGTCAGCCTCAAGGCCTTCGAGAAGCGCCGCAATTCCTACCTCGCCCTCGCACTCGAGACCCGTACGCTCCGCCCCCTTCCTCCAATTTCAACTGCGCATTTAGTTTATGCTTTATACTCCATCGCAAAAGAAAAGAAACGGATAGCTGCACGGTGTCGAGACTACTCCGCCATTTTCTTGTTTCTGTACCTTTGGATCATACCATTAAAAAATGTTTCTGTCATTGGTGGTGGATGATACGTCACTGGTTAAATTAGGGAGTTAGGCGATCTCAATGTGAATGGAATTAACAGGGACGGTGGTTTCCAATATTTTGATTTGGTTAGGATCATGATTT harbors:
- the LOC123406929 gene encoding protein FATTY ACID EXPORT 5-like, translating into MHDFCFTIPYGFAVLAGGLLGYLRRGSTASLAGGAGVGGLLLLAGFVSLKAFEKRRNSYLALALETLCALALTFVMGQRYLETSKIMPAGVVAGLSALMSAFYLFKIATGGNHFPPKKE